Below is a window of Bacillota bacterium DNA.
CATTACCTTTACTTACCCTCATAGTGCCGCTCGGCCTTCCGCAGGCTCACCGCCTGCCTCCAGCTCCGCTCACCCCACTCGGGCCGCTTAGGCTCCTTCGCACACTGTTCAGTTTTCAAAGACCAAATGCGTCCCCCACTCAACGTCAGTCCATGTATCGTGGGAATTTCATTGTACCACGCTTGCATTCTGGCTGTCAATCGAGGGTTTGTCGCCCCGTCATGGCAGCAAGTGATAATATAGCACGCCGTTCACGCGGAATCAATAGAAACGGTGGCCCGTCTGGATAGACGGCTCACCGTTCTCAGCAGCTTTTTGCGAGTTTGCTCCGGTTTACTCCCTAGTCTCTCGGCTTGAGCAGAGGGAACAGGATGACGTCCCTTATCGACGGCGAGTCGGTCAGCAGCATGCAGATCCTGTCTATACCGATGCCCATTCCACCGGTTGGTGGCATGCCATACTCCAACGCGGTGATGAAGTCCTCATCCATGGGGTGGGCCTCGTCGTCCCCCTTCGATTTCTCGCGGACCTGCTCGAGGAAGCGCTGCCTCTGGTCGATCGGGTCGTTGAGCTCGGAGAAAGCGTTGGCGATCTCCCTGCCGCCGGCGAACGCCTCGAAGCGATAGGTCAGCGACGGGTTGTCCGGCATCCGCTTGGCGAGCGGCGACACCTCGACGGGGTAGTCCGTCAGGAACGTCGGCTGGATCAGGTTCGGTTCGACGTACGCCTCGAGCAACTTGTCGATGATGCTGCCCTTCGTGACGGCCTTGTCCATGGTGAGGCCGGCCTTCGAGGCAACCGCCCGCGCCTCTTCGTCGGTCTGGACCCCCGAGACGTCGATCCCGGAGTACTGCTTTATGGCGTCAAGCAGGCGCATCCTCGGCCACGGCGGTGCGAGCTCGACGGTGTGGCCCTGGTAGGCGATCTTGGTGCTCCCGAACACCTCCTGTGCTGCGGTTGAGATCATCTCCTCGCACAGGCTCATCATGTCAGTGTAATCGCCGTACGCCTGGTATATCTCGAGCATGGTGAACTCGGGGTTGTGCTTCGTCGAGATGCCCTCGTTCCGGAAGTTGCGCCCGATCTCGTATACCCTCTCGAGCCCGCCGACGATGAGCCTCTTCAGGTAGAGCTCCAGCGCTATGCGCATGTACAGGTCGATGTCCAGCGCGTTGTGGTGGGTTATGAACGGGCGCGCCGTCGCGCCGCCGGCGATGGGTTGCATGGCCGGTGTCTCGACCTCGAGGAACCCCCTCTTGTCGAGGAACTGTCTGATGGACCGGACGATCTTGGATCGCGTTATGAACGTGTCCCTGACTCCCGGGTTGACGATGAGATCCAGGTATCTCTGCCTGTAGCGGACCTCGACGTCCTTGAGGCCGTGCCACTTTTCTGGGAGCGGCCTGAGGCACTTGGTGAGCAGTTCGAATCTCCTGGCCCAGATGCTTACCTCGCCCTTGCGGGTCCGGAAGACGGTCCCCGACACACCAACGATATCGCCCACGTCAAGCGTGGAGAACAGATCGAAAGCCCGCTCTCCTACCGTGTCCATCTTGATGTAAACCTGGATGCGGCCGGTGAGGTCCTGGACGTCACCGAACGCGGCCTTTCCGTGATGGCGGATGGCCATGAGCCTCCCCGCCACTGACACGTCCTTTCCGTCGAGGGTCTCAAATGAGCCGTGGATGCCCGCGGCGTGGTTCGTCGCTTCGAACCTGTGGCCGAACGGGTCGATCCCCGACTCGCGAAGCTTGTCCAGTTTCT
It encodes the following:
- the lysS gene encoding lysine--tRNA ligase, translating into MDEERLAGIDQSRLQKLDKLRESGIDPFGHRFEATNHAAGIHGSFETLDGKDVSVAGRLMAIRHHGKAAFGDVQDLTGRIQVYIKMDTVGERAFDLFSTLDVGDIVGVSGTVFRTRKGEVSIWARRFELLTKCLRPLPEKWHGLKDVEVRYRQRYLDLIVNPGVRDTFITRSKIVRSIRQFLDKRGFLEVETPAMQPIAGGATARPFITHHNALDIDLYMRIALELYLKRLIVGGLERVYEIGRNFRNEGISTKHNPEFTMLEIYQAYGDYTDMMSLCEEMISTAAQEVFGSTKIAYQGHTVELAPPWPRMRLLDAIKQYSGIDVSGVQTDEEARAVASKAGLTMDKAVTKGSIIDKLLEAYVEPNLIQPTFLTDYPVEVSPLAKRMPDNPSLTYRFEAFAGGREIANAFSELNDPIDQRQRFLEQVREKSKGDDEAHPMDEDFITALEYGMPPTGGMGIGIDRICMLLTDSPSIRDVILFPLLKPRD